The proteins below are encoded in one region of Arenibacter algicola:
- a CDS encoding Gfo/Idh/MocA family protein has product MSSKKELRIGMVGYGFMGRTHSNGYRRVGNFFPELEYQPVLKAICGRNLERTQAFADQWGYESVETDWRKLIARDDIDAIDICTPNNMHAEIAIAAAEAGKMVLCEKPLARTVAEAQPMVDAIEKAGVPNTVYFNYRRLPSVTLAKQLIDAGKLGKIFHYRANFLQDWTISPELPQGGEGLWRLDNDAAGSGVTGDLLAHCIDTAMWLNGGIKDVSAMTETFIKERVHTGTGEKQEVTIDDACMFHCHFDNGSLGLFESTRYARGHKALYTFEINGEHASIKWNLHDLSRLEYFDHRDESQERGWRSIHVTDGDHPYMDKWWVPGLSIGYEHSFVHQIADFLKALQEGKPCSPTFREAQETQKVCEAVLESAKTKSWKDTGVKW; this is encoded by the coding sequence ATGTCAAGTAAGAAAGAATTACGAATAGGAATGGTAGGTTACGGATTTATGGGAAGAACCCATTCCAATGGATATCGCAGGGTGGGCAATTTTTTTCCCGAACTGGAATATCAACCTGTATTAAAAGCAATTTGCGGGCGAAACCTTGAACGTACCCAGGCCTTTGCCGATCAATGGGGCTATGAGTCCGTGGAAACCGATTGGAGAAAGCTTATTGCCCGTGATGACATTGATGCCATAGATATTTGTACCCCTAATAATATGCACGCCGAAATTGCCATTGCGGCGGCAGAAGCCGGAAAAATGGTTTTATGTGAAAAACCTTTGGCGCGTACCGTTGCGGAAGCTCAGCCTATGGTCGATGCCATAGAAAAGGCAGGAGTTCCCAATACAGTGTATTTCAATTACAGGAGATTGCCATCGGTAACTCTTGCCAAACAACTTATAGATGCTGGTAAATTGGGTAAAATATTTCATTATAGGGCTAATTTCCTGCAGGATTGGACCATTAGTCCAGAACTTCCACAAGGTGGGGAGGGTTTATGGCGCTTGGATAATGATGCGGCCGGATCGGGTGTTACTGGAGACCTGTTGGCACATTGTATAGATACGGCCATGTGGTTAAATGGAGGGATCAAGGATGTTTCCGCCATGACCGAAACTTTTATCAAAGAAAGAGTACATACCGGTACGGGGGAAAAACAGGAAGTAACCATAGATGACGCCTGTATGTTTCATTGTCATTTCGATAATGGCTCTTTGGGCCTTTTTGAATCTACAAGATATGCTAGAGGACATAAGGCCTTATATACATTTGAAATAAATGGGGAACACGCCTCCATAAAATGGAACTTGCATGACTTAAGTCGCTTGGAATATTTTGACCATAGGGATGAATCCCAGGAGAGAGGATGGCGTTCCATCCATGTTACGGATGGTGATCATCCTTACATGGATAAATGGTGGGTACCAGGACTGTCTATTGGGTATGAGCATAGTTTTGTACATCAAATAGCAGATTTTCTCAAAGCCCTTCAGGAAGGGAAACCATGCTCACCTACATTTAGGGAAGCTCAGGAAACACAGAAAGTTTGCGAGGCCGTTTTGGAGTCGGCAAAAACGAAGAGCTGGAAAGACACTGGTGTCAAATGGTAA
- a CDS encoding zinc-dependent alcohol dehydrogenase, which translates to MSNSIKGFCLQSNEKIYPNTGQSVLSNSAVVDMEMPPLKEGEILAKTLYTGICGSDNSATIGKANFDWVQRPRVIGHEFSAEVLELGPGDHGDLKVGDIFTPLAMLGCRDEECPACSVSKWNLCPKKEIIGFHRNGGFGQQVVLESDRVVPLMKGLTPAQGALVEPLSIITNALYNKCDIKPGQDVVVTGCGIIGMMSAEVARAAGARVAVTGIAHDRDIRLKRAKERGFITIEVSPENSLTTQLKNGITDDNGVPFGSNGKVDLLIECSGVPPVLTEAIGVVKPEGDICVIATYGTDVQINATHLTRTSLNMRGSMGSCRADYMAAQKLMVTGIFPSEHYTDYYDFKDINQAFEDSIKANNMKAVVKMN; encoded by the coding sequence ATGAGTAATTCTATAAAAGGATTTTGTCTTCAATCCAACGAAAAAATATATCCGAACACCGGTCAATCTGTCCTTAGTAATTCTGCAGTGGTAGACATGGAAATGCCGCCTTTAAAGGAGGGGGAAATTTTGGCAAAAACACTGTATACGGGAATTTGTGGTTCGGACAATAGTGCAACTATTGGTAAGGCCAATTTTGATTGGGTGCAGCGTCCAAGGGTAATTGGGCACGAGTTTAGCGCCGAGGTTTTGGAATTGGGACCTGGTGACCATGGTGACCTTAAGGTGGGGGATATTTTTACTCCCTTGGCCATGTTGGGTTGCAGGGATGAGGAATGTCCGGCCTGTAGCGTTTCCAAATGGAATTTATGTCCGAAAAAGGAAATAATCGGTTTTCATAGAAACGGCGGGTTTGGACAACAAGTAGTGTTGGAGTCGGATCGGGTGGTGCCCTTAATGAAAGGCCTTACCCCGGCCCAAGGTGCCTTGGTAGAACCTTTATCCATAATAACCAATGCCCTATATAACAAATGCGACATTAAGCCGGGACAGGACGTAGTTGTAACAGGCTGCGGAATTATCGGAATGATGTCGGCCGAAGTTGCCCGTGCGGCCGGAGCTAGAGTTGCTGTAACAGGAATTGCCCACGATCGGGATATCAGATTGAAAAGAGCCAAGGAAAGAGGTTTCATTACCATAGAAGTGTCACCGGAAAATTCCTTGACCACCCAATTGAAAAACGGCATTACCGATGATAACGGTGTTCCGTTTGGATCAAATGGAAAGGTAGATTTGCTAATAGAATGTTCAGGTGTTCCACCAGTATTAACAGAAGCGATTGGTGTTGTTAAACCTGAAGGAGATATATGCGTTATTGCCACTTACGGAACGGATGTACAGATAAATGCCACTCACCTTACCCGAACCTCCTTAAATATGAGAGGCTCCATGGGGTCTTGCAGGGCAGACTATATGGCTGCACAAAAATTGATGGTAACCGGTATTTTTCCTTCTGAACACTACACGGATTACTACGATTTTAAAGACATTAACCAAGCTTTTGAAGATTCGATAAAGGCAAATAATATGAAGGCCGTTGTAAAAATGAACTGA
- a CDS encoding NAD-dependent epimerase/dehydratase family protein — protein MHKIFITGGTGCIGSVTIYKLLQSKEVGKIVIATRSNNVDPLKLWLPDDLDPRLEFVTLDVSNYKELERVLFEVDPTHIIHLGAYQSPDCSRDHIGGMEINTGGTMALFDAAEKLTNLKRFVFASSAAVYGMRSMYPQDIINEDVPLAPPNHYGIWKLSGEHLARLFHDNTKVPTVCLRLNTTYGKGRDKGKTSAPTNALKAIVLGAVDGKVIPFEMPYQGRENYHFVEDVGAQFAACALQPYEGFGAFNIQGETIPITSFLDIIKEQATALGMGEYVSLSVTDGAPPNLFVCDLDHSKIASTFKDLPLTEIAEGIRRSLIEFKAMAEKGTLKYSTAAS, from the coding sequence ATGCACAAAATATTTATTACCGGAGGTACCGGCTGTATAGGATCGGTGACGATTTATAAGCTTCTACAATCAAAAGAGGTTGGGAAAATTGTTATTGCAACCCGCTCCAATAATGTAGACCCATTAAAATTATGGCTACCTGATGATTTGGATCCCCGTTTAGAGTTCGTTACTCTGGATGTTTCCAATTACAAGGAGCTTGAAAGGGTGTTGTTCGAAGTGGATCCCACACACATTATACATTTAGGGGCATATCAAAGTCCGGATTGTTCCCGTGATCATATTGGTGGCATGGAAATAAATACTGGTGGTACGATGGCCCTTTTTGATGCCGCTGAAAAATTAACCAACCTCAAGAGGTTCGTTTTTGCAAGCTCAGCTGCCGTTTACGGAATGAGGTCTATGTATCCACAAGATATAATTAATGAGGATGTTCCCTTGGCTCCACCCAACCACTATGGGATATGGAAGTTATCTGGTGAACACTTGGCTCGTTTATTTCACGATAATACCAAAGTACCTACCGTTTGTCTTAGGTTGAACACCACCTATGGAAAAGGAAGGGACAAAGGAAAGACATCTGCACCGACCAATGCCTTAAAGGCCATTGTCTTGGGAGCTGTGGATGGAAAAGTAATTCCATTTGAAATGCCATACCAGGGTAGGGAAAACTACCATTTTGTGGAGGATGTGGGAGCACAATTCGCTGCCTGTGCTCTACAGCCATACGAAGGCTTCGGTGCTTTTAATATACAGGGGGAGACTATTCCGATTACATCATTTTTGGATATTATAAAAGAACAGGCTACCGCTTTGGGTATGGGGGAATATGTATCCCTTTCCGTTACCGACGGTGCTCCGCCCAACCTGTTCGTATGCGATTTGGATCATAGTAAAATAGCAAGCACATTCAAAGACTTGCCGTTGACAGAAATAGCAGAGGGAATACGAAGGTCGTTGATCGAGTTCAAAGCTATGGCAGAAAAGGGCACATTAAAATATTCTACGGCTGCCTCATGA
- a CDS encoding Gfo/Idh/MocA family protein has product MKDIGIGFIGAGDIANLHAEAINSLPGAQLVGLWNRTFEKGAKKAKIFGCKTYKTEDELFQDPQIDAVFILTNMETHCDYTIRAAKAGKHILVEKPAASSIAELELMQAAVKSAGVKCMPVHNYIYEAGIKRAKSMIESGKLGDISQFYMMYNIHHAEDIRARYPGVIRQILTHHSYTMLYLAGQPKTISCLKHTVDTTIAPQENVAMANIKMQNGTLSHLSASFANDDHAGDPWTCIIKVIGTKGSTRYSYRDWVINDRNGAHSQTYQAYPESIKNTATHFINNVLRNNEEALSSLEDAITCQQIIEACEKSEKEGIHVNIN; this is encoded by the coding sequence ATGAAAGATATAGGAATAGGATTTATTGGAGCGGGAGATATAGCCAATTTGCATGCAGAAGCTATAAATAGTTTACCAGGTGCCCAACTTGTGGGTCTATGGAACAGAACTTTTGAGAAGGGGGCAAAAAAAGCGAAAATTTTCGGGTGTAAAACCTATAAAACGGAAGATGAATTGTTTCAGGACCCCCAAATCGATGCCGTTTTTATATTGACCAATATGGAAACCCATTGCGATTATACCATTAGGGCGGCCAAGGCAGGAAAACATATATTGGTAGAAAAACCGGCAGCCTCTAGTATTGCCGAATTGGAATTGATGCAGGCAGCTGTTAAATCTGCAGGTGTAAAATGCATGCCTGTCCATAATTATATCTATGAGGCAGGGATAAAAAGAGCAAAGTCTATGATCGAGAGCGGCAAATTGGGTGATATTTCCCAATTCTATATGATGTACAACATACATCATGCCGAGGATATCAGGGCCCGTTATCCCGGGGTCATTCGCCAGATATTGACCCATCATAGCTATACTATGCTATATTTGGCCGGACAGCCAAAAACAATTTCTTGTTTAAAACATACTGTAGATACGACCATTGCCCCGCAAGAGAATGTGGCCATGGCCAATATTAAAATGCAGAACGGTACCTTGAGCCATTTATCGGCTAGCTTTGCCAATGATGACCATGCAGGAGATCCCTGGACTTGTATTATAAAAGTTATTGGGACAAAAGGTAGTACGCGATACAGCTATAGGGATTGGGTAATAAATGATCGTAACGGAGCCCATTCGCAAACGTATCAGGCCTATCCCGAATCCATAAAGAATACGGCAACGCATTTCATAAATAATGTACTTCGGAATAATGAAGAGGCACTTTCCAGCCTAGAGGATGCCATTACATGCCAGCAAATTATAGAGGCTTGTGAAAAATCCGAAAAGGAAGGAATACACGTGAATATCAATTAA
- a CDS encoding PVC-type heme-binding CxxCH protein: MNINKNVVSGKLFLMLFLVLGFYSCSKEEDNTLKISPNSHIVLVGNNLGSRMMNFGHFETEMQLRYPNDSLFIRNMCDGGNTPGFRPHPARNSPWAFPGAEKFEHESGQAIHFEDDEDGRRSGPIGHFPSPDEWITSLKADIIIGFFGYPESFEGADGVDNYKEELRAFIKHTLSQKYNGSTPPQLALVSPIAFEDLSDKMDLPDGKKENGNLELYTAAMKEVAAEEGVLLVDAYEQTKEWYQTESTDLTQDGFQLTDYGYQKFAKLLADKVFGTKESKAEENRELVHEAVNEKNWFWHNDFKIPNTVHVYGRRYDPYGPDNYPYEIEKIRQMTAIRDTAIWQALEGKKMDLAKSDAKTRTLPEVETNYKPSDKNGTPEYLYGQDALDKIKPAPGYKVELFASEVEFPDLANPVQISFDNKGRLWVGVMPSYPHYKPGDSKPNDKLLIFEDTDNDGKADKQTVFADGLHLTIGFEFAPEGVYVSQGTNLVLLKDTDGDDKADTKDIILSGFDDHDTHHAISAFTTDPSGAIYMGEGVFLHTNVETAYGNVRGTNGGFYRYSPQRHHLERTAQLPIPNPWGIAFDDWGQPFFEHTSGPSATWMMPGTIVPRYGVSSPLPENLIEKDHLVRPTSGLEFVSSRHFPDAAQGNMLIANTIGFLGIKEHSMVDDPKTAGYVSKHQEDLISASDKNFRPVDMEFAPDGSLYFIDWHNVLIGHMQHNARDPLRDHVHGRIYRITYPSRPLVEPAKIVDASIDELLDNLKLPEYRTRYRTKRELRARDASEVLSKLKTWVSSLDTNDPRYEHHVLEALWVTWGLNKVDGQLLEQMLNAKDFKARAAAVGVLRYAGHQIPDQAELLMQAAKDDNPRVRLEALVAASWLGRDTGIPIITEAGKKGLDKWMEKPYESAIAHLNGHKAGEEPKEVIKTDLKGKDLELLVAGREIYMRDGYCATCHQADGQGLEASGFPPLAGSEWVTGNVDRLIKLTTNGLMGPIVVNGKTYPGQVPMTPFGNLLTADETAAVLTYIRNTFGNKATPISPEKVKEVREQIKDKQGFYSPEELLKEHPHGSK, encoded by the coding sequence ATGAATATTAACAAAAACGTTGTTAGCGGAAAGTTATTCCTAATGCTTTTCCTAGTCCTTGGATTCTACAGTTGTAGTAAAGAGGAAGACAACACCTTAAAAATTTCCCCCAATTCCCATATCGTTCTGGTGGGTAATAATTTGGGATCACGTATGATGAACTTTGGGCATTTCGAAACTGAAATGCAACTTCGCTACCCCAATGATTCATTGTTTATCCGTAATATGTGCGATGGCGGTAACACACCCGGTTTTAGGCCACATCCCGCAAGAAATTCGCCTTGGGCGTTTCCTGGTGCGGAAAAATTTGAGCATGAGTCCGGACAGGCTATACATTTTGAGGATGATGAAGACGGACGTCGGTCTGGCCCTATAGGCCATTTTCCTTCTCCTGATGAGTGGATTACCAGCCTAAAGGCCGATATAATCATCGGATTTTTTGGATATCCAGAATCCTTTGAAGGAGCAGACGGGGTTGATAATTACAAAGAGGAATTACGCGCTTTTATCAAGCACACGCTTAGTCAAAAATATAATGGTTCCACTCCTCCACAATTGGCGCTTGTTTCCCCAATAGCCTTTGAAGACCTTTCTGATAAGATGGATCTGCCTGATGGAAAAAAGGAAAATGGGAACCTTGAGCTGTATACGGCTGCCATGAAGGAGGTTGCGGCTGAAGAAGGAGTCTTACTTGTAGATGCATATGAACAAACCAAGGAATGGTACCAAACGGAAAGTACAGATTTAACACAAGATGGATTTCAGTTGACCGATTATGGTTATCAGAAATTTGCCAAGCTATTGGCCGATAAAGTTTTTGGAACCAAGGAAAGTAAGGCAGAAGAGAACCGTGAATTGGTACATGAAGCTGTGAATGAGAAAAACTGGTTCTGGCACAACGATTTTAAAATTCCCAATACTGTTCATGTTTATGGAAGACGTTATGATCCCTATGGTCCGGACAATTACCCTTACGAAATAGAGAAAATACGGCAGATGACCGCCATTAGGGATACGGCCATTTGGCAGGCTCTTGAGGGTAAAAAAATGGATTTGGCCAAAAGCGATGCCAAGACCAGAACATTGCCCGAAGTTGAGACCAATTATAAGCCCAGCGACAAAAATGGAACCCCTGAATATTTATATGGACAGGATGCATTGGACAAGATTAAGCCGGCGCCAGGGTACAAGGTAGAACTTTTTGCTTCGGAAGTGGAGTTTCCAGATCTTGCCAATCCCGTACAAATATCCTTCGACAACAAAGGAAGGCTATGGGTAGGGGTAATGCCCAGTTACCCACATTACAAACCTGGTGACAGTAAACCCAACGATAAGTTATTGATATTTGAGGATACCGATAATGATGGTAAGGCAGATAAACAAACTGTTTTTGCGGACGGACTTCATCTCACTATAGGGTTTGAATTTGCGCCAGAAGGCGTATACGTTTCCCAAGGGACCAACTTGGTTTTGTTAAAGGATACCGACGGGGACGACAAGGCCGATACAAAGGACATCATTTTAAGTGGTTTTGATGATCATGATACCCACCATGCCATTAGCGCCTTTACAACCGATCCATCTGGGGCTATCTATATGGGAGAAGGGGTGTTCCTGCATACAAATGTGGAAACCGCTTATGGAAATGTTAGAGGAACCAATGGTGGTTTTTATAGGTACAGCCCACAAAGACATCATCTGGAGCGTACGGCACAACTGCCCATTCCTAATCCATGGGGTATTGCTTTCGATGATTGGGGACAACCATTTTTTGAACATACCTCGGGACCGTCTGCTACTTGGATGATGCCGGGAACCATTGTACCTAGGTATGGTGTAAGTTCTCCCTTGCCTGAAAACCTTATTGAAAAGGACCACTTGGTGAGGCCCACTTCAGGATTGGAATTTGTGTCGAGTAGGCATTTTCCTGACGCGGCACAGGGCAATATGTTGATTGCCAATACAATTGGATTTTTGGGGATCAAAGAGCATTCTATGGTAGATGACCCCAAAACGGCTGGTTATGTGAGTAAACATCAAGAGGATTTAATATCTGCAAGCGATAAGAATTTTAGACCTGTTGATATGGAATTTGCTCCGGATGGCTCCCTGTACTTCATAGATTGGCACAATGTACTTATAGGCCATATGCAGCACAATGCGCGCGACCCACTACGTGATCATGTTCATGGAAGAATATATCGTATTACCTATCCATCCAGACCCTTGGTGGAACCGGCCAAAATTGTTGATGCCAGCATTGATGAATTATTGGATAATCTTAAACTTCCGGAATATCGTACCCGCTACAGGACCAAAAGGGAATTGAGGGCCAGGGATGCCTCCGAAGTTTTATCAAAATTAAAAACATGGGTGTCAAGCTTGGATACAAATGACCCAAGGTACGAACACCACGTCTTGGAAGCCCTTTGGGTTACATGGGGCTTGAATAAGGTTGATGGGCAATTGCTTGAACAAATGCTGAATGCCAAAGATTTCAAGGCTCGTGCAGCTGCAGTAGGTGTTCTAAGGTATGCCGGACATCAGATACCAGATCAGGCTGAACTTCTTATGCAGGCCGCCAAAGATGACAATCCAAGGGTAAGGTTGGAAGCCTTGGTTGCAGCTTCATGGTTGGGCAGGGACACTGGAATTCCAATTATCACCGAAGCTGGTAAAAAAGGCTTGGATAAATGGATGGAAAAGCCATATGAATCAGCTATTGCCCATTTAAACGGACACAAGGCGGGTGAAGAACCCAAAGAGGTGATAAAGACCGACCTTAAAGGCAAGGATTTGGAACTTTTGGTTGCAGGTAGGGAAATATACATGAGGGATGGCTATTGTGCCACCTGTCACCAAGCCGATGGTCAAGGGCTGGAGGCCTCAGGCTTTCCACCACTTGCAGGATCGGAATGGGTAACCGGTAATGTGGATAGACTTATAAAGTTGACCACCAATGGTCTCATGGGGCCAATTGTGGTCAATGGTAAGACCTATCCAGGTCAGGTGCCTATGACCCCTTTTGGAAATTTACTTACTGCAGATGAAACTGCAGCTGTATTGACTTATATAAGAAATACCTTTGGTAATAAGGCCACCCCAATTTCACCGGAGAAAGTGAAAGAGGTACGTGAGCAGATCAAGGATAAGCAAGGATTTTATTCGCCGGAAGAATTATTAAAAGAACACCCGCACGGTAGCAAGTAA
- the nhaD gene encoding sodium:proton antiporter NhaD: MLITTLFFIAGYMIIALEHVVKIDKAATALFTGVVLWVIVAHTGVDFSETIISLKEHFEEIAEILFFLLGAMTIVELIDIHNGFEIILRVIKTRSMLVLLWVLCLLTFILSAVLDNLTTTIVMMAILRKFLTSKSDLWYFAGFIIIAANAGGAWSPIGDVTTIMLWNGGQVSTNSIITEVFLPSLACLLVPLLIASYSFKGKTIEAELPSAPKIQQISPRESNFILLLGVGLLLMVPVFKGITHLPPFLGMLFSLCVLWLITEILHKNKPIELKHHLSVATTVQRIDTPSILFFLGILLAVAAIETNGSLEFMGGALETTFNDFHITNTLLGLLSSIIDNVPLVAGAMGMYSMETFPQDHEFWTFLAYCAGTGGSVLIIGSAAGVAAMGILKIDFLWYLRRIAWLALIGYFSGILVFILIN, encoded by the coding sequence ATGCTAATTACAACCCTTTTCTTTATTGCCGGCTATATGATCATAGCCCTAGAGCATGTTGTTAAAATTGATAAGGCGGCGACTGCCCTGTTTACAGGAGTAGTATTATGGGTCATTGTTGCCCATACGGGAGTGGATTTTTCAGAAACCATAATAAGTCTTAAGGAACATTTTGAAGAAATCGCCGAAATTCTCTTCTTTCTTCTTGGAGCAATGACTATAGTTGAATTAATAGACATTCACAACGGTTTTGAAATTATCCTTAGAGTCATAAAGACCCGAAGCATGTTAGTGCTACTATGGGTACTTTGTTTACTCACCTTTATCCTTTCTGCTGTATTGGACAACCTCACCACTACCATAGTAATGATGGCCATTTTAAGAAAATTTTTGACCAGCAAGTCGGATCTCTGGTATTTTGCCGGGTTTATCATCATTGCAGCCAATGCAGGTGGGGCTTGGTCTCCCATTGGCGATGTCACCACAATTATGCTTTGGAATGGCGGTCAAGTTTCTACAAACTCGATAATTACCGAGGTATTTCTACCTAGTTTAGCCTGTTTATTGGTTCCTTTACTAATTGCCTCTTATAGTTTTAAGGGTAAAACTATTGAGGCAGAGCTGCCCTCTGCCCCTAAGATTCAACAGATAAGTCCCAGAGAAAGTAATTTTATACTGCTTTTGGGAGTAGGCCTACTTTTGATGGTACCCGTTTTTAAAGGCATTACGCATTTACCGCCTTTTTTGGGTATGCTATTCAGCTTATGTGTTTTGTGGCTAATCACGGAAATACTGCATAAAAATAAGCCTATTGAACTAAAGCACCATTTATCCGTTGCTACTACGGTTCAAAGAATTGATACCCCAAGTATTCTTTTCTTTTTGGGAATCCTATTGGCGGTCGCTGCCATTGAAACCAATGGCTCCCTAGAGTTTATGGGAGGTGCCTTGGAAACCACCTTTAATGATTTTCATATTACCAATACCTTATTGGGGCTTTTATCCTCCATAATAGACAACGTACCATTGGTGGCAGGTGCCATGGGCATGTACTCCATGGAGACCTTTCCCCAAGATCATGAATTCTGGACATTTTTGGCCTATTGTGCGGGTACGGGCGGTAGTGTACTTATTATTGGATCTGCCGCTGGGGTAGCTGCCATGGGCATTTTGAAAATAGATTTTTTATGGTACTTACGCCGTATAGCCTGGTTGGCCTTAATCGGTTACTTTTCAGGTATCCTGGTATTTATTTTAATTAATTAA
- a CDS encoding aldehyde dehydrogenase — MNVLGKQRDFFIRQKTKDVSFRKEALKRLQKEIIAREDDIAEAIYKDFKKPKFETLAAETQFVLAELKLTLKNIDHWAAPERKSASLMNWPSSDWIYREPYGAVLIIAPWNYPFQLAFAPMIAAVAAGNTVVVKPSEVTPHTASIISEIVSAVFVTEHVTVVEGGVEVSQELLAEKWDYIFFTGSSRVGQIVYESAAKHLTPVTLELGGKNPTIVDETASIKLAAKRIVWGKFLNAGQTCIATDYILVHKNVKDKLVDALKQNIIKCYGENIEQSPDFSRTVSKSHYNGLKEMLVGEEILFGGDSNDEDNYLAPTLINEPNLDSKLMHGEIFGPILPIIAYENEDDIERHLTNYGKPLATYIFSNRKSFQKKIINRYSFGGGAINDTVIQITNKNLPFGGVGASGIGAYHGKRSFDLFSHQKAIVKKANWLDAPLRYPPYNLPMKLVKKIKYLF, encoded by the coding sequence ATGAACGTATTAGGAAAACAGCGCGATTTTTTTATAAGGCAAAAGACCAAGGATGTTTCTTTCCGAAAAGAGGCCTTAAAGCGGTTGCAAAAAGAAATAATTGCGCGTGAGGATGATATTGCAGAGGCCATTTACAAAGATTTCAAAAAACCCAAGTTTGAGACCTTGGCAGCGGAAACGCAATTTGTTTTGGCGGAATTAAAATTGACGTTAAAAAATATTGACCATTGGGCCGCCCCTGAGAGAAAATCTGCCTCCTTAATGAATTGGCCCTCTTCGGATTGGATATATAGGGAACCCTATGGTGCAGTACTAATTATTGCACCATGGAACTATCCCTTTCAGTTGGCATTTGCACCTATGATCGCAGCTGTGGCCGCGGGAAATACAGTTGTAGTAAAACCCTCCGAAGTAACACCCCATACGGCATCGATCATCTCGGAAATTGTCAGCGCGGTTTTTGTAACGGAACATGTTACCGTTGTGGAAGGCGGTGTGGAAGTTTCCCAAGAACTTTTGGCGGAAAAATGGGATTACATTTTTTTTACCGGTAGTAGCCGTGTTGGGCAAATAGTGTATGAATCTGCCGCAAAGCACCTAACGCCGGTAACCTTGGAACTGGGAGGTAAAAACCCCACCATAGTGGATGAAACTGCCTCTATTAAGCTCGCCGCCAAACGAATTGTTTGGGGCAAATTTTTAAACGCCGGTCAAACATGCATTGCTACGGATTATATACTTGTTCATAAAAATGTGAAGGACAAACTTGTGGACGCACTAAAACAAAATATCATTAAGTGCTACGGAGAAAATATTGAACAGTCTCCAGATTTTTCGAGAACGGTAAGCAAAAGCCATTATAATGGTCTAAAAGAAATGCTTGTTGGCGAAGAAATACTTTTTGGCGGCGATAGCAATGATGAAGATAATTATCTGGCCCCTACCCTGATCAATGAGCCGAACTTGGATAGTAAATTGATGCATGGCGAAATTTTCGGACCTATTCTCCCCATTATTGCCTACGAAAATGAAGATGATATAGAGAGGCATTTAACCAATTATGGAAAACCTTTGGCTACCTATATATTCTCCAATCGAAAATCCTTCCAAAAAAAAATAATCAATAGGTATAGTTTCGGTGGGGGAGCAATTAACGACACTGTAATTCAAATCACCAATAAAAATCTCCCATTCGGGGGAGTTGGCGCAAGTGGAATAGGGGCCTATCACGGCAAACGATCGTTTGACCTTTTTTCACATCAAAAAGCAATAGTTAAAAAAGCGAATTGGTTGGATGCACCACTTAGATATCCACCTTACAACCTACCCATGAAGTTGGTTAAGAAAATAAAATATCTGTTTTAA